Proteins encoded within one genomic window of Salipaludibacillus agaradhaerens:
- a CDS encoding NUDIX hydrolase, with protein MSKNLEEKTVKKEQIFKGKVVELEVQDVLLPNGNESKREIIYHPGAVAVIAFTKEEKLILVKQFRKALDKVIAEIPAGKLEKGEDPLECAKRELEEETGIVAHSWTKLHSFYTSPGFANEIVHVYLAKDLNKGTINLDEDEFVEKIEVTKEEAEKLVENEVIHDAKTLYAVQYWQLMKEKVEKGNV; from the coding sequence ATGAGCAAAAATTTAGAGGAAAAAACGGTTAAAAAAGAACAAATCTTTAAAGGTAAGGTTGTTGAATTAGAGGTTCAAGATGTTTTATTACCAAACGGTAACGAAAGTAAAAGAGAAATCATTTATCATCCAGGAGCAGTTGCGGTAATTGCCTTTACAAAAGAAGAAAAATTAATTTTAGTGAAACAGTTTCGAAAAGCACTGGATAAGGTTATTGCAGAAATTCCCGCAGGAAAACTAGAAAAAGGAGAAGATCCTCTTGAATGTGCGAAACGTGAGTTAGAAGAGGAAACAGGTATCGTAGCCCATTCTTGGACGAAGCTGCACTCTTTTTATACAAGCCCGGGTTTTGCAAATGAAATTGTCCATGTATATTTAGCAAAAGATCTCAACAAAGGGACCATTAATTTAGATGAAGACGAATTTGTAGAAAAAATAGAAGTGACGAAGGAAGAGGCTGAGAAATTAGTTGAAAATGAAGTGATCCATGATGCAAAAACCCTTTATGCTGTTCAATATTGGCAATTAATGAAGGAGAAAGTAGAGAAAGGCAATGTCTAA
- a CDS encoding YqzK family protein, whose translation MTKFKQALQTLWIFFLFIGCTVLFYYGILWVGEEYRDYHRYEEPQGRAVKVFNSSIEDNVEGDFSIADRLRLFFMTGE comes from the coding sequence ATGACAAAATTTAAACAAGCTTTACAGACATTATGGATCTTTTTCTTATTCATAGGGTGCACGGTACTGTTTTATTATGGTATTCTATGGGTAGGTGAAGAATATAGAGACTATCATCGTTATGAAGAACCGCAGGGACGGGCAGTTAAAGTGTTTAATTCATCTATAGAAGACAATGTAGAAGGAGACTTCTCAATTGCTGATCGGTTACGCCTTTTTTTTATGACTGGTGAGTAG
- the spoIIM gene encoding stage II sporulation protein M: protein MPKLSFRRNILTHHLEANRATYIFTTVLLIMGVIFGAIIVNSMGFTQKNDLYAYLTLFFNEASKGEFASSKEVFVQSFAYYSKMLGFIWFLGLSVIGLPIIYILLFVKGVMVGFTVGILVDQMGVNGFLFAFTSVLPQNVVLIPVFITVATMATAFTVRLWRQIVKKGREPVITHFVHYSFFILCIGLILLLVASYEAFISPRIMSLIIEVVI, encoded by the coding sequence ATGCCTAAACTATCTTTCAGAAGAAATATATTAACTCATCATTTAGAGGCCAATCGAGCTACATATATTTTCACAACAGTATTACTTATTATGGGCGTTATTTTTGGTGCTATTATTGTTAACAGTATGGGGTTTACACAAAAGAATGATCTATATGCATACTTAACACTCTTTTTTAACGAAGCAAGTAAGGGGGAGTTTGCAAGCTCAAAAGAGGTATTTGTACAAAGTTTTGCATATTATAGTAAAATGCTAGGTTTTATTTGGTTTTTAGGCCTCTCGGTTATTGGATTACCGATCATTTATATTCTTCTATTTGTAAAAGGCGTGATGGTTGGTTTTACTGTTGGAATACTAGTTGATCAAATGGGGGTTAATGGTTTTCTATTTGCGTTCACGTCCGTCTTGCCGCAAAATGTTGTCCTGATTCCTGTTTTTATAACTGTAGCTACGATGGCAACGGCATTTACAGTGAGGTTATGGAGGCAAATCGTCAAAAAGGGAAGAGAGCCTGTTATCACTCATTTTGTCCATTACAGCTTTTTTATTTTATGTATTGGCTTAATCCTTCTTCTTGTAGCAAGCTATGAAGCCTTTATTTCTCCTCGCATTATGTCATTGATAATTGAAGTGGTTATCTAA
- the xerD gene encoding site-specific tyrosine recombinase XerD gives METELKAFIHYLIVEKGLAQNSIKAYERDLKAYTSFLIKTKKLVELETIKKSDILHFLQYLNDSGKAGSSISRMLSSIRSFHQFLIREKYTTHDPTLHVEMPRPDKKLPKILSTTEVEALLEAPDTHTALGLRNKAMLEVLYASGLRVSELCHLKLSDIHLQMGFIRCIGKGSKERIIPLGQMAARALDTYLQESRPKLVKRQDHDLLFVNHHGRPISRQGFWKMLKQLALKKQINKELTPHTLRHSFATHLLENGADLRAVQEMLGHADISTTQIYTHVTKVRMKEVYTKYHPRA, from the coding sequence TTGGAAACTGAATTGAAAGCGTTTATTCATTATTTAATTGTAGAAAAGGGTCTTGCACAAAATTCTATAAAAGCGTATGAAAGAGACTTAAAAGCTTATACTTCTTTTTTGATAAAGACAAAAAAACTTGTAGAACTTGAAACAATTAAAAAGTCAGACATTCTACATTTTTTACAATACTTAAACGACAGTGGAAAAGCGGGAAGTTCTATTTCAAGAATGCTGTCATCTATTCGTTCATTCCACCAGTTTTTAATTAGAGAAAAATATACAACGCACGACCCAACACTTCATGTAGAAATGCCACGCCCTGATAAGAAGTTACCTAAAATTCTTTCCACCACAGAAGTTGAAGCTTTGCTAGAAGCGCCGGATACGCATACAGCCCTTGGTTTGAGGAATAAAGCAATGCTAGAAGTCCTTTACGCCAGTGGTTTAAGAGTAAGTGAGTTGTGTCATTTAAAATTATCAGATATCCACTTGCAAATGGGTTTTATTAGATGTATAGGAAAAGGAAGTAAGGAACGTATTATTCCGTTAGGACAAATGGCAGCTCGTGCTCTTGATACATACTTACAAGAAAGTCGCCCCAAACTTGTGAAAAGGCAAGACCATGACTTATTATTTGTTAATCACCACGGGAGACCTATAAGCCGACAAGGCTTTTGGAAAATGCTAAAACAACTAGCTTTAAAAAAACAAATTAACAAAGAATTGACGCCTCATACGTTAAGGCACTCTTTCGCGACACACTTATTAGAAAATGGCGCAGATTTAAGAGCGGTTCAAGAAATGCTTGGACATGCTGACATATCAACAACACAAATTTATACACATGTAACAAAAGTGAGAATGAAAGAGGTTTACACTAAATACCATCCGCGAGCCTGA
- the fur gene encoding ferric iron uptake transcriptional regulator, giving the protein MEQRIERIKKQLHSQSYKLTPQREATVRVLLEHEDDHLSAEDVYMLVKEKYPEIGLATVYRTLELLTELKVVDKINFGDGVSRYDLRQEGATHFHHHLVCIECGSVDEIQEDLLEDVEKVVEDRWNFAIKDHRLTFHGICHRCKD; this is encoded by the coding sequence ATGGAACAACGAATAGAGCGGATAAAAAAACAATTACATTCTCAAAGTTATAAATTGACACCTCAACGAGAAGCTACTGTACGCGTGCTTTTAGAACACGAAGATGATCACCTTAGTGCAGAAGACGTCTATATGTTAGTAAAAGAAAAATATCCTGAAATTGGTTTGGCTACTGTTTATAGGACACTGGAATTACTTACAGAATTAAAGGTTGTTGATAAAATTAATTTTGGTGATGGTGTATCCAGATATGACCTTCGCCAAGAGGGAGCCACCCATTTTCATCATCATTTAGTATGTATTGAATGCGGATCTGTTGATGAGATCCAAGAAGATTTATTAGAAGATGTGGAAAAAGTGGTAGAGGATCGGTGGAATTTTGCCATTAAAGATCATCGACTCACATTTCATGGTATTTGCCATCGATGTAAGGATTAG
- a CDS encoding endonuclease Q family protein has translation MSKHELTEPYSHYYMDLHIHIGKDMEGKYVKITASNELTVDNIMVEASQRKGLGIVGVIDCLSPTVLDELELGLSKGDFTELSGGGLSYRGETTLILGAELEIVDEKSQGPIHVLCYLPTLADMKEFSDWCGKAIKNLSLSTQRIYVEAQTLQKRVKEAGGWFIPAHIFTPFKSVYGKGVNTFMEEVFDLSLVDAVELGLSSDTSMADLLPELASFPFITSSDAHSIPKIGREHQIIQAKAPTFSEIEKALKEKSDRKVIANCGLYPQLGKYYQSVCGVCFKSLKNEICPDHPNNRVIRGVYDRIIQLAEAQKGQLNACKMKGQRPPYRPHVPLEFIPGIGPKTIDKLITRFQSEMVIIHEAPLEDLAHYLNEKQLENLTSIRQQTVKITSGGGGIYGKITF, from the coding sequence ATGTCTAAACATGAATTAACCGAACCCTATTCGCACTATTACATGGATTTACATATTCATATCGGTAAAGATATGGAAGGGAAGTATGTTAAAATAACAGCTTCAAATGAGCTAACAGTAGATAATATTATGGTAGAAGCCTCGCAGCGAAAGGGTCTTGGCATAGTTGGGGTGATAGACTGTCTATCGCCAACTGTACTAGATGAACTCGAGCTGGGGCTGTCCAAAGGAGATTTTACTGAGTTAAGTGGGGGAGGACTGTCTTATCGTGGAGAAACGACTTTAATTTTAGGGGCGGAATTGGAAATAGTTGATGAGAAGTCACAAGGGCCTATTCATGTCCTCTGTTATCTGCCTACGTTAGCAGATATGAAAGAGTTTTCGGATTGGTGCGGAAAGGCGATTAAAAATCTCTCACTAAGCACACAACGTATTTATGTAGAGGCTCAAACACTCCAAAAGCGAGTCAAAGAGGCAGGGGGCTGGTTTATTCCTGCACATATTTTTACTCCATTTAAAAGTGTATATGGTAAAGGTGTAAACACGTTTATGGAGGAAGTGTTTGACTTATCGCTTGTTGATGCTGTTGAATTAGGCCTAAGCTCAGATACCTCAATGGCTGACTTATTGCCTGAATTAGCTTCTTTTCCTTTTATTACGAGCTCGGACGCGCATTCAATTCCAAAAATCGGGCGAGAACATCAAATTATTCAGGCGAAGGCTCCGACATTTTCGGAAATAGAGAAGGCTTTGAAAGAGAAATCAGATAGAAAAGTTATAGCCAATTGTGGTTTGTATCCACAATTAGGGAAATATTATCAATCAGTATGTGGGGTTTGCTTTAAGTCATTAAAGAACGAAATATGCCCTGATCATCCTAATAATAGGGTTATTCGAGGCGTTTATGACCGAATTATTCAGCTTGCTGAAGCACAGAAGGGGCAGCTTAATGCTTGTAAAATGAAAGGGCAACGGCCACCATATCGACCACATGTGCCTTTAGAATTTATTCCAGGTATTGGTCCCAAGACGATCGACAAGCTAATCACTCGCTTCCAGTCTGAAATGGTCATTATCCATGAAGCCCCACTTGAAGATTTAGCTCACTATCTTAATGAAAAACAACTAGAAAACCTCACCAGTATCCGACAGCAGACAGTAAAGATCACCTCGGGTGGAGGCGGGATATACGGCAAAATAACGTTTTAA